The Rhizobium leguminosarum DNA segment CGAGTTTGTGACCGACGACCTCATGCGTGCCGATGCGGCCAGCCGCACCGCGAACATGACCGCCTTGGTGACGAACCGCATCATGACCCCGAACGAAGTCCGGGCGATCCTGAACCTTCAGCCGCTTCCGGGCGGCGATGAACTCACCAATCCGCACACGACCAGCAACGCCGCGCCGGTTCCGGCCCCGGCGAAGGAACCCGCATGACCGAACACCGCGCCTTCTTCGGCGACGGCGAAAAGCTATTCGCCTTCCCGACCCGCGAACTTATCGAAGAGCTTGAGCGCAAGACCGGCCAGCCTATCGGCGCGCTTTTTCGCCGGTTCCAGAACCATGACTTTTCGTTCTCCGACCTGACCGAAGTTATTCGGCTCGGCCTTATCGGTGGTGGCGCTTCGCCCGCCGACGCCGACCGGCTCGTGTCTGTCTATTCGATCGGTCGTCCGCTCACCGAAAGCTTCCTCATCGCGCTCGGCATCGTCACGGCGCTGTTCCTCGGCAACGCTGAAGAAGACGCAGAATGAGCGAACGCCTCGAATTCAAGGCCGCGCTCACGGTTGACGACGCCGGCACTATCACCGGCATTGCATGGCCTTTCGGTTCCCCGGATCGCGTCGGCGACGTGATCGAAAAGGGTGCGTTCGCCTCGCCCGAAGTCCTGCCGATGCTGTTCGCCCATGATCAGGGGCAGGTTATCGGCGTTTGGGACCAGATCGAAGAAACCCCGGACGGTTTGACCGTCAAGGGCCGCTTGCTCGTGGACGACGTTGAACGCGCCCGCGAAGTCCGCGCCATGATCCGCACGAAGGCCGTTTCCGGCCTGTCCATCGGCTTCCGCACGAAGGCAGCGAAGCCCCGTCAGCGCGGGCGCACGATTACCGCCCTCGACCTTCACGAAATCTCAGTTGTCGCCGTCCCTAGCCATCCCGGCGCGCAAATCACGTCAGTAAAGGCCGCCGATGGCACGGCAGACCAGAAGGAAACCATCTTGGAAAATGAAGCAGAACTTGAAGTGAAGAACGATCCGGTGATCTCGCCGGAAGATTTGAAGGCACTCAAGGCCGACGTTGCGACGATCAAGGCGAAGCTCAATCGCCCGACCGCCGCGAACAACAATCACCCGGTGCCGGCCAATGACAACGGCTTTGAGCGTAAGGCTTTCAACCTGTTTCTTCGCCGTGGCGTCGAACGTATGTCCGCCGACGAAGTGAAGGCGCTCACGGTCGCCAACGACACGAACGGCGGCTTCCTCGCCCCGGAAGAAGTCGGCAATGAGCTTATCAAGCTTCTGTCCGAATACTCGCCGATCCGCAGCTATGCCCGCGTCGTCTCGATCTCTGCCGAGTCCATCAAGTATCCGCG contains these protein-coding regions:
- a CDS encoding phage major capsid protein, whose translation is MSERLEFKAALTVDDAGTITGIAWPFGSPDRVGDVIEKGAFASPEVLPMLFAHDQGQVIGVWDQIEETPDGLTVKGRLLVDDVERAREVRAMIRTKAVSGLSIGFRTKAAKPRQRGRTITALDLHEISVVAVPSHPGAQITSVKAADGTADQKETILENEAELEVKNDPVISPEDLKALKADVATIKAKLNRPTAANNNHPVPANDNGFERKAFNLFLRRGVERMSADEVKALTVANDTNGGFLAPEEVGNELIKLLSEYSPIRSYARVVSISAESIKYPRRMSGTAATWVDETEDRTESGMTFEQVTLTPIELATFTDVSNQLLEDNAYGLEGELLSDYAQSFGQTEGLAFVKGTGIKQPKGIMTASGIKEVKTGVAAAFPTTSPADVLIGMYHAIATTHANNGVWLMNRNTLGTIRQWKDSTGRYLVLDPITAGGVSTLLGRPIVEMPDMDDIGAGKFPILFGDLTGYRIVDRVGLSTLRDPYTLATKGQVRFHARKRVGADVTHPDRFIKLKVAA
- a CDS encoding gene transfer agent family protein, whose protein sequence is MTEHRAFFGDGEKLFAFPTRELIEELERKTGQPIGALFRRFQNHDFSFSDLTEVIRLGLIGGGASPADADRLVSVYSIGRPLTESFLIALGIVTALFLGNAEEDAE